The Coffea arabica cultivar ET-39 chromosome 6e, Coffea Arabica ET-39 HiFi, whole genome shotgun sequence genome contains the following window.
TAAGATGATTGGCATAATTCATAATTTAAGTGCAAAGGGCCCTGAAAATTGAGAGGCAAGGTGCATTTTCCCTTCCCCATGTTTTATAAACAATGATTAAGACAAGGAATCAGCCACAAAGGCGGTAGAAAAAAAATGACGGTGGGGAATTTCAAATGGAATTCCTCACAATTGAAAGGCATTGAAATTCCCCACAAGTATATTGTTGCCCACGTGGTTTTCCGCTACGAAGTGTGCTACACTGCTGCTTGATTGCAATTCCTGTTGGCTAAGCTGTTCACAAATCGAGCTCGATACTAAGTTtgaatttaaaaatattaaatttgttGGTCGGTGAattcgattatatatatatatattttttttattatatatatttttatttttattttaatagtaaaattatatatatattttttaatattttattatttgttaaaaaattattattttatttatttttttttaaattcgagattgaacttgacattttgaactcgtcaaattcgaactcgagttcaagttTCATAAAATTAACTGGAGGCTCAACTCAATTAGACCAAAAtttgactcgactcgactcgtttataTCCCAACTATCGACCATGCCAAATCAATCTCCTAGGCGCAAATGCGTCTAGGGGTGTTGAttaatgataaataaataagagtatgctcaaatttgatttgttaattaAACAAGCCTGACATTTAAGTGTGTTTTTGGgattattggccaccacaaaaatcatttttaagtATCTTGATGGGAAGAAAGGTCAAGGGTTTGATCTTTGTCTCTTGTCACTTGCCACTTATAcgtgacttcttcaaattcAAACGAGCGTATAATACATCGAATCCAATAGTGATTCAGttctcatttatttttcaacTTGATTAGGTCATTCATTAGATAGGTCAATGTAGGAGGAGGAGTGGTACTAATATAAAGGTTACCGAAtggcaaaaaaacaaaaaaagacatGAATAGCATTTAGTATTCATTAAATTTTGTGTACTCAAACTGAgttcaataaattaaaataaaatttaaatttataaattgGATATTAAGATTCTCATGTGCTGTGCCTTAAATTGCATGAAAAGAAATGGATCGATTTGATTTTGTGAGCCGCTAACTATTTTTTGTTGCAAGTCAGGCGTGAGTTACAAAAAATGTGAACTAAACTAAATTTGAACTTAAAATAGTAATATTTGATATTAAATAAGTTTGAGCGTATCAAAACTCAATTCACATAGTTTAATTGCGTGTTTCGTTATCCTCTTTTttagttaaaaaaatttattatactACATTTACATTTTACATTTTATAATAGCATTAAAGCTACTCAAATCCGGTAGGAATCAAGCTAACCTCAATCTTACTTTCAAACtagttaaagaaaacaaataaatatctTGGACAGATTAGGCAGCTTTACTCCAGATTAGCGTAATTAATCCATTCTAATCTCCGCTTTacgatttttccttttccttttttttttcagtcaaACTCGAGTCTGGACCACTGGTATAGTACCGTTCGTCCTTTTATATTTGTCCTATCATCAAATCATCCCTCCATTCTTCACCACGAGAAGAATACCTTTGCCCTGCAGAACCGAAAGCCACATCACTCCGCCGCCAGTAGGGTCAGAGATggccgccgccgccgccaaCTTCACCGCTCCGAGCTCCACTTCTACCACCTCCACCATCTCTAAACACCTCTCTCACTCTTCCGCCAACCCCCTGAACAACAGTTTCCTTCCCAAATTTACCCTCCCATTCTCCCAAATCCCCAAAAATCCCACTCTCCACCACCGCCGCCGCGGAGGCCATTACACTCCGATTGTCACCAACGTCCTCTCCACCTCCACCGAGACGCCTAAACCCTCCtcatcctcctcctcttccaCCACCTCCACCAACACCACTGGCAGCCCGTTTGTTTCCAGATTTGGCCCTGATGAGCCACGAAAAGGCTGCGATGTCCTCGTCGAAGCCCTAGAAAGAGAAGGCGTGACCGATGTCTTTGCGTACCCAGGTGGCGCCTCCATGGAGATCCACCAAGCTCTCACCCGCTCGAAAATCATCCGTAACGTCCTCCCCCGCCACGAACAGGGCGGTGTCTTCGCGGCGGAAGGGTACGCCAGGGCTTCTGGTGTGCCAGGTGTTTGTATTGCGACTTCTGGCCCTGGTGCGACGAATCTTGTCAGTGGCTTGGCTGATGCGCTCCTTGACAGCGTTCCGATTGTGGCCATCACCGGCCAAGTTCCCCGGCGAATGATCGGCACGGATGCTTTCCAGGAAACTCCTATTGTCGAGGTAACTCGGTCCATTACTAAGCATAATTATCTGGTTTTGAATGTTGAAGACATTCCTCGAATTGTTCGTGAGGCTTTCTACCTCGCTAGAACTGGCCGGCCTGGCCCGGTTTTGATTGATGTTCCTAAGGATATACAGCAACAGATGGTTGTTCCTGATTGGGACCAACCAATGAGGTTGGCTGGATATGTATCCAGGTTGCCTCGGCCGCCTAATGAGCTGTACTTAGAGCAGGTCTTGAGGTTGATCGGTGAGTCGAAAAAGCCGGTGTTGTATGTCGGAGGAGGGTGTCTGAATTCGAGCGAGGAGCTTAGGCGATTTGTAGAGCTCACAGGGATCCCTGTGGCGAGTACTCTAATGGGGTTGGGAGCTTATCCCTGTTCTGACAAAGAGTATTCGTTACAAATGCTGGGGATGCATGGGACTGTTTATGCCAATTATGCTGTGGATAGAAGCGATTTGTTGCTTGCATTTGGGGTGAGGTTTGATGACCGTGTGACTGGGAAGTTAGAGGCATTTGCTAGTCGAGCTAAGATTGTTCACATTGACATTGATTCTGCAGAGATTGGGAAAAATAAGCAGCCACATGTGTCCATTTGTGCTGATGTGAAATTGGCTTTGGAAGGGTTGAATTCAATGTTGGAGGCAAGAGGGAATAAATTGAAACTGGATTTTTCGGCTTGGAGGGAAGAGTTGAAGGAGCAGAAGGTGAAGTTTCCTTTGAGTTTCAAGACTTTTGATGATGCTATTCCTCCACAATTTGCAATTCAGCTTCTTGATGAGTTGACAAACGGGAATGCGATTGTTAGTACTGGTGTAGGACAACACCAGATGTGGGCTGCTCAGTTTTACAAGTATAATAGGCCTCGACAATGGTTGACATCCGGGGGGTTAGGAGCTATGGGTTTCGGATTGCCTGCTGCAGTTGGTGCTGCTGTTgcgagacctgatgcggttgtTGTGGACATTGATGGGGATGGAAGCTTCATCATGAATGTGCAGGAGTTGGCCACAATTCGAGTGGAAAATCTACCAATTAAGATTATGCTTTTGAATAACCAGCATCTGGGTATGGTTGTTCAGTGGGAGGACAGGTTCTATAAGTCTAATAGAGCACATACTTATTTGGGAAATCCTTCAAAAGAGTCAGAGATTTTCCCTGACATGCTGAAGTTCGCTGAGGCTTGTAATATCCCTGCTGCGCGAGTAACAAAGAAGGAAGATCTTAGGGCCGCAATTCAAGAGATGCTTGATACCCCTGGTCCATACTTGCTGGATGTAATAGTGCCACATCAGGAGCATGTGTTACCTATGATTCCTAGTAATGGAGCATTCAAAGATGTGATAACTGATGGTGATGGTAGAACAGTATATTGATATCATAGAGTGGCAGCTATCAAGTTTA
Protein-coding sequences here:
- the LOC113695617 gene encoding acetolactate synthase 2, chloroplastic-like, which codes for MAAAAANFTAPSSTSTTSTISKHLSHSSANPLNNSFLPKFTLPFSQIPKNPTLHHRRRGGHYTPIVTNVLSTSTETPKPSSSSSSSTTSTNTTGSPFVSRFGPDEPRKGCDVLVEALEREGVTDVFAYPGGASMEIHQALTRSKIIRNVLPRHEQGGVFAAEGYARASGVPGVCIATSGPGATNLVSGLADALLDSVPIVAITGQVPRRMIGTDAFQETPIVEVTRSITKHNYLVLNVEDIPRIVREAFYLARTGRPGPVLIDVPKDIQQQMVVPDWDQPMRLAGYVSRLPRPPNELYLEQVLRLIGESKKPVLYVGGGCLNSSEELRRFVELTGIPVASTLMGLGAYPCSDKEYSLQMLGMHGTVYANYAVDRSDLLLAFGVRFDDRVTGKLEAFASRAKIVHIDIDSAEIGKNKQPHVSICADVKLALEGLNSMLEARGNKLKLDFSAWREELKEQKVKFPLSFKTFDDAIPPQFAIQLLDELTNGNAIVSTGVGQHQMWAAQFYKYNRPRQWLTSGGLGAMGFGLPAAVGAAVARPDAVVVDIDGDGSFIMNVQELATIRVENLPIKIMLLNNQHLGMVVQWEDRFYKSNRAHTYLGNPSKESEIFPDMLKFAEACNIPAARVTKKEDLRAAIQEMLDTPGPYLLDVIVPHQEHVLPMIPSNGAFKDVITDGDGRTVY